The genomic region CATCCATTTTAATAGTTTAAAAGAAGATGTAATGGTAATTGGATTAAACAAGCTTTAGCTTaacctcttccttctctttttcccacATAATCATTTAAGATAATACTACATGATCTAATGCTCTTCCTAGCTTTGACAGTGGCACTTTGTTCTTTGGTTAAGCCTCAGCCAGAGAAGATAAGAACAATTTCTGTCCTGTAAAACTACCAAACCAATTTCACTGGTACAAAGAGAGAAACATATTCTGGATTCTCCCCAGCTAGAACGCAGACCAAACGTGGCTTGTATGACAGTACAAGGAATGCAGTCTCTCCTACCTCATGCAGCAGTGGAATGACAGCATGTACAGGCATTCTGGCTACTGTGttctttattacattttcctttcttgtgtTAAGCACTCTctgttaaaatggaaaaatatgatCAGAGAGTCATTCAGTTAACATGTGTATGAGCAATGTGCACAATCAAAAATTCCCTGGCTTTAAATCTTTCTACTGCATTACCTTTGTATGCTAAGATGAGGATAATGAGTAAAAGAAGATTTACTATGAAAAGGAGTTCCATTTTTCAAGTCTACCACAATTAACGAAACAAGACACTTGATTAACCCATCTAAAACTAGCCCGCCCACCCCACATTAGAAACACAGCACCACAGGCACATTAAAGTCTCccttgctgttttctgtgcttcacTTCTGTAAATAAATGCCTTTCACCAGTATCTGCGACAAGTGAGTTCTATTCAGTATTGAATTCTTaagatttcttttccctgccCCAGAACTATTGTTTCCTCCTAGTCCAAGTGCAACAGTAAGCTTTTTCAAGTGAAACTGTTGTCATCAATGCATTTTTCAAACAGTGTCTACTTGGAAGCCATATACTCAGGAGACTAAGTACAGATCATGCTCCAGCTCAAGCTAAAGGGAAGATGGCTGCATTAGTAACAATGCCTGTAAAACAACTGAACTGTGACATAACAAATTTATCATAAACAGAAGCGCCTCAAAATTCATGGACTGACTCAGAAAGCAAGGtagataataaaaaaagcaataatgCTACTATCATTTGTAATACCACTGCCTGGAGCAGCCAAATCAGCaaaaagcagctgggagaaacaACGGGTTCTTGACTGTTCAGCCTCCCCAGCTTTCAAGAAGGCTCCCCACAAGTCTCAGTGAATAGACTGAACAGCATACAACAATCTTGTAACACTTACATTTAAGATTTCTGCATCGTTGCTTTCCAAGCCCTGAACCAAAAGTACTGCGAAGCTATCTGTTTGCGGAAGGCCACCTGGAGTTTTTACTTTGCTCACATCGATATCCAATGCCCCTAGGCGCTCTTCAATGCTTTCCTGCAGACGGTAAACAAGGGCAGTGCTGTTTTAGTGCAGTTTTTCAGAAGTATCAGCTGAAAGCAAAGTACCTAACCTACAGCACTCCTTCTGATTCTGCTGGAAAATAACACAAATTTTGcatattcttttaaatgtacTGACAGAGAATAGCCTGAGAAAAGAAGATGAAGTTTCAACTGAAAAGCAGTAATATACCTTAGcacagagagacagacacaaGCATGTGACAAAGTTCTGCAGGAACATGGTGAAACTACAGGCAAGGCACACAGGACCTGAATGAGGGAAAGGTTCTGAACAGAGGGAAGTCTTCATACAAAAAGATGATATCCTTAACCTTGCTTCCACACCAAACAAAGCAAGTTCAAGTTCACCTGAAGAAGTTATAACAATGGTTTATGATTCTAGTTTCTCCATTATGGCTGCGTTTAGAAGAAGCAGCACTTTACCTCTGTGTCTCCCGgtttcctcttgtttttctttttctgctttcccgAGGATGGAGCTTTGACAGCTGTACTATGTCCTGGAATGCCAGGCACTAGAACTTTGGTGTCCGAGTTCACAACAGGAGTCTTTACCTAGTAGACAGAGATAACCACATTTCCATAAATTGTTAGTATCTTGACCTTCCTTCCAATTTACAACACTGATTTTATTCCGAGACTCTCCCGTACATGGTAAAACCAGCCTGCCACAACCCATTTTCTTGACATACATATTAGGAAGACCAATTAATAACCTCAAGCAACAGTTAGTTTTTACAATTAACTAAAGCAACAGTCTCTCTGGAATCACCTGTGAATGATTTTTCTTACAAGCTCATTCGATAACACTCATCGAACTAAGTGTTTCCATACAACAACAAGTATTTGGATGTTTGCTAGCAATAGGTATCACGTGTACCAACAGTCAGGCCCATAAACCACATGCAGATTAATTCAGCTTCCACTGGAAGGTAAGAACTGATCATGAACAGCAGCACAGTGTAACAGTACAAGGTAGTTGCTATTCACTTCAATCCCACCAATTTTCTTCCAGGGATTCCTCAGGAGCAGAACTCAGTGCTCTGAATTAGGCTATGATCAGGATGACAAACAGAGCAACCTTAGGTTATACCAAACAAGCTATGGTACCCATCTTCAAACAACACAAAGGAGATCGAATTTTAAAGGCTATATATTTAATAACCAGGTGCTCCCCTGACCCGCAGAGGCTGTAAGGGAGTACGCCGCTTCCAGAATATCAAGAATGCTAGCTGCTACTTCCAGAACACTTCTTTAACCACAGTGCTTCTGTGCAGGCCTCTTTTTGAAGGCCTGCCCAAACCCTGCTGGGTGCCCACTGAAGTGGTGCAAATATCATATACTACGGTGAGCAAAGCAACTTACATACATTGTGTGTAAAAGTCAAAGAATTTGATTTTGTGGCTCAAGAATTTCACTGTCGAACAGCAATGGTGTTAAAATACTACCCCCTTTGCTCACCATACTAATCACTGACCTTCTCCCCACAAGGCATGCTCAGACAGCCAAGAGAAATGCGTCTTCACTGGAATTCAGCGAAATGCGAAACCAAGAAGGGTATCATCACCGCATGCCATGGAGTTCCTACACCTCTCACTGCATTTCAGCTCTGCTAGGTACCGGTTACAGGACTAAGGAATCAGCACAAACTCCTGCCTGGCTGATGGAGCACCAGATCCAGCAGCTAACTTGAGGGTTAGAAAAACAGCGCTGTCTGCTCACTGCACTGATGCTGCAAGCATTACAAATTTTTAAGGCCTTGAGTATGCACACTAAGAACTTCACAGCCTGTCTCTAAACCCCCAGGGGATCCTGCATGAAAGAAAAGAGTTTCAAGTGGCCTCAGTGGAGACTATTGCCATCTAAGTGTCAGGCTCACACTCCCAGATGCCACATCCCTGCGAGCAGGCGGAACATGTGAAGGCCAGCTTGAGAAACAGCCAAAAGGACATGCCCTTTAAGGCtccattacattttatttagaCTCTAAAACAAAGCCGCCCCAACTTCACCTCAAACCATCGGGCCAAAGAGGCTGTACAAACTGACAGACTCCTAGGGGAAGGCCTGACCTcaggcagaaaagaaaccatCAGCCAGTCCTGTCTGTCAGGCAGACCCACTGAGAACAGGACTTCCTCTGAGCTACAGGAGGGTAACTGTGTGCAAGGGCAAACTAGGACACACAGCAGCCACAAAGCACACTTTACTCACACCTGCTTGAGTGCTATGGACATCTGTAGCTACCAGTTCTGAGCAGGTCCCTCCAGAAATCCAACctcattttaaaagacagtgaATTCTACTATTTCCAGAATAAAACAAGAGGCacaacaaaattgcatttcaCACAAAGCTCACCTTTGTTACAGCAACATCTGTTTTAAGTGACAACACTTTCTGGATATCCCTTATCAAACATATGTGGGATTCAGCGGTGTTCAAAGACTAGAAGGACAGGAACAAAACCAGTTAATATATTTGAGATTCAGCCCTGCGATTCATTACGCTACTGAAAGACGAGAACAAATTACACAGGCATAAAATAGAATTAACTTCTTTTTCCACTCTAGAACAGCAGCTGCTTCGCACATCTGCTTTTTGTTACCAGATCTCTATGCTCTCCAAAGAACCTTACACAGGTAAACTGCAACAGTATTAAAAACAGTTTCAGTGGCCTAACTCAGTAACAGCTGAAATGGCAAGAAACAGCCAGCGATAACATCAAGTTGTATTTTAATTCAAAGAATGGAAGAATAAATATAGCCTTTGGAAACAGCTCGGGGGCAACAGTCATAGCTTCCCCAGAAGGGGGAAGGAGTAAGTTTTGTCTCATCATACAATTTCAAAgaagtaaaacataaaaaacaccaccccacaCTCCACACCAACACCTCCAACTGAGAGCAGTATGCAGTCCATGTTACAAAATTCAAAAGCTCTTCAGTAAGCTTTACATACCACTTTCTCCATGATGGGTTGTAAGGTGTTTCCATACACAAGCAGCAGAGACTGTTTGTCTGCACAAAACGCAGCTGCTAGAATAGGGACTGGTGTTGGTGTGGAGTCCCCATCATTTCCAGGCGTTGCTATCTGGATAGTACAGTTTGATGTTAAGGGTTTTTTgcagtaactgaaaaaaatggaatgaaaaaatTCCAAAAGGTTTAGCTTGAACATTTCAATATCTTGCACATCTACGCACCTTTCATTAGAATGCCCTCAGCAAACTCAGCCAGTTTACACCTTTTACAGATGGCTAAGATGACGTacagacacacaaaatattGGCTAAAGCAACACTTAATACCAAAGTGCAGCACAGCCCACAGCAAGTAAGTTCTCCAAAAACGTGTCCAGTAACCCAAGACAAAGAGCCACCTGGAACCTGGTTGGCAAACAGACACAAGAGCTTAAAGGAGAGCttaaaggcagcagcaggacgAGACTGAACTTGGCCTTACAGTAATGCCAGACCTTTCCCAAAGACACCCTCAAGATGAATACTAACTTACCCATTTAAGATATGTTCAAATAAATGCAACTGCCCATCTCTGCACACAACTGCTAACTTTACAGGCTGAAAGAAGGCACAGAAAGATTTCAATTAGCTCAAAGGACAAACCTCCCGTAACTACAGGACATCAAGAAACAGCTGAATGGTTATGATTTGACTTTTTTCAGTAGCTAAACACATTAAAGATATAACTAAATCCATAAGGGAGATCAAAGACACTCAAGAATATTTAGTGCAACTATTAGGAGACAAAAAGATAACTCCTAACTGTACTTTACTGTATCACTACTAATATATCCAAATTTGAACAGTTTGGACAGTAGTAGACATATGTGATTGTAGCAGCCATGTTCCAAAAATATGGTACCAACATGTCTAGAGGCATAGGTCTACAAAGGCACTGACATTGTAAATACACTTGGAGGCAAGAAATTGAGATGAGTGCTCTGAGCAATTAAACAACAGGTGTACATTACAGAATACTCTTATCCCCAATACATGCAGTAAGAGGGCACAATTTGAAACATTAGAAAATTCAGCATGAAATACTGTTCTTAGAAAGGAATctaaaagcagcaggagaaaattgttttaaataattactaAAACAGTTTGTGAACATGTTTCACATGCAGATGCAGACATTTTTCATAAGACAACTACTTTGAAAGACTTGTACTTTCTGAAACTGAGAGACTTGGAGAATGATGCTGCTACTTTAACTCATTAACGGCTAGTTAATTCCAAATGCAGCTACACCGCCAAAGCCACCTGAgatcagaaaaaacagaaacataccCAAACTGCGtttttagaaattttttgtggttttttttttaatgccaagtTCTAACAACCATTTTGAGTACTAATTTGTTCTAAATAGGAAACAACTGACATTTCTGCCATCACAAGcaaaatttctgaagaaaacgCTGAATTTGCACTTAACAGCTTTGAAGATTATTATTTCAAATCATCAGCTTTATAAACGCACCTGTAATACATATCCTTACACCCGTGAACTGGCATTCAGATCTCAATTCTGCATAACAGAAGCCAAATACAAGTTTCTTTCTTTACACCTTTAAAAGGAAACTGGTATGACAACTGAAAATTCTTGTGCATATTTGGTTACAAACTATTGGTCCTACCTCTTCTTTGACTTCTGATACAGTCAGGTCAATAAAAGTTGGTTCATCTGTTACTGTGAAAGACATCACggcattcttttctttcctatctGATCTGATCTGCCTGGAACACACAAACAGTACACTATACCATAGCACAAACAGCACCCTTGGCACATGAAAAGCATTATAAAGCCCATAAATCATCAGCAACCGTGGTAGTGTCTACCCCACCCAAAAATACTCATGCTCTAATTTCACCTTTCAGCTTAGAAATTCCAAGTACAAAGTAACTCCCAATTTGTCAAAAAATTTGAGCATAAACATGCAAGTACCAAGAACAAGGAAGCCTGTTACACAGTATGTTCTTGGCATACATTAGCGATTCAAACGGCAACTGGAAGTATGCTCAGACACAGCCAAGGAAATTCACATCTTCATTCAATAATCAGTGAGTTGAAAGCACCATTTAAGAGATCATCACTGCATTTCTCCAGTGCCCCCCTCTGCTTAACCTTCTGTTTAATCACAGAAGTTCAGAACATACTCCTTGAGTCTATCCTCAATACTGATCATAATCAAAGTCACAAATTATGTAAGACTTACATACCATACACTCAGTAATCGGTCATGTATAGCTCCAGACAAGAAATAAAGCCCTGTAATTCCATCAAAGGGCTTATTTTCATTCATAGGTTTCACTGTAGTAAACATTAATGATGACACTGATGTAGCATGGCCTGTgaaatgctaaaagaaaaaatacaaatctttCAACAATTGCCATAAGCAGTCGTAtggcaaaaattaaaacattacttCACAAAGAACATTAGGAAAGATTCAAGTGTTACTAAACAAACAAGGACAtttcagtgattattttttttaaccagtgaTCAGCTTCCTTGCATTCCTgtatttcaataaaattttTTCTGAGCCTCCAGATATttatcagaattttaaaagttaaatggGGAATCAAAGACAAACTCACTGGGACTAAGTCCATGCAAAATAAACCACCTTCACCTGTACTGCTGTTACTGTCAGAAAGcgtatttttggggttttttccccacacacaaTTTTAAACATCGACTTTTACAATAAAACTAGATTCCTAGTTTCATTCTCAACTGTAAGAGGAATGCACAGGTCTGCTGACACACTAAGGCTGCTCAACCCCAcctccccagaaaaaaaattaaaaaaaaaccccgaaacaCCAAAACAGTACTTCAATCTACTTCCATAAATAGCAGTTTTGGTCATCATAGGATGCAGACATACATGGTAGGAGCACGTGCCAGCAAGTCCACAGTAACAGCACATGTGTACACACTTACCTGACAGCAAGTACCAGGAGGTTCAGAGACTAGCTGCATCCTATCTGTTAACATGCAAGAGCACATGACTGCATTTACAGAAGAGCTAAAACATGGTAATTTGCTCATgtctgagccctgctcagggaACAATGAGGGTTTTGCCCCTATGCCTTCCAACTGTTTCAGCAACAAAACCAGTAATGCCACCAGTTACACAAAGTTTAGCAAAGAAACCTGAAACTTTAAGGAGGGACTCATGAAAAAAGTCAGGGAGCTCACGCACAAAGCCATGCCAGCAGTAACTAACACCATGGTGAACTGAGCTCTCCTGCTAGAAGGGTATCAGAAAGGGACTCACTGAAAAAGAACAGCATCCATCTTCTGCTACAGGCTTGAGAGAGGGTGCTGGTAGCATGCTCAGACACAGCCAAGGAATTTAATGTCCTCATTCAACTCTCAGCAAGTTGAAACCACAGTTGCGTGTATCATCATGGCAACAGCTTCCAGCAATCCCAAAACTGCCAACTGTCTCCTCACACCCAATAAATTTTTCAGATGTCCTATCAGGAAACACTAGATACATAATGTCACCaatcaaggactttttttttcacgtCGTTTAGCGAAGTTACTTACTTTGTAGACTTCTTTGGTCTCCAGGTCCCACAGTTTTATAGTTCTACCGGCTGACAGCAGCATTTTCCCATCTGGACTGATGCATAGAGAGGTGACACTGCTATTGTCACCTTTCCACTTGCTAGAATTTGGAAGAAGGGTTTTTGTACAAAGGGAGAAAGATGAAGGTagaaaaaacaatattaattAGCATAATCTCAAAATCTACATCATGGCAAATTtacagcaaaatttaaaaacaatttaagtaGCCAAAGATGAGGTCAAagctcttctgtttctgctccTCTCCTTCAAACTAGTTTACACAAAATACAGCAACTCAAAAATGTAAAGCTATTTAATACTGAATAACTGTTGACACTTCTTTAATACTTCCCTATTCTATTATGAATACCTCTCTCAAAGTTCTCTATTACTCCAAACAGGGTAAGAGGAATCATACCAAGACTTCTCTTTGCACCATAATCCAAAAACCTTACACCAACCCATTCAGCCTTCTGGAGACTAAAATTTGGAGTTTCAATGCCCATTCAGTTCCTGGCCTTCCTCCCAAGTCTGTCAATGACACTGACAATAATAAACTTCGCCTTAAAGGTCTATGGTTCAAAGCActatttaataaattttaaaaagtgctgtcACAAGAAGCTTGTATCTGCTTTGAAGGAGTCTGATTACTACAGGTTTCTCACAGGACAAAATTGCAAGGAGAGCATTAACACAAACCCTTTACAGATAGGAAGTACCCTGCAACCCACCACATTCTGACTGTAAACAACTGCTCTGGCAATGCCTCCAAATAACTTTCACGTGCCCAAGGAGCACTTCTGTCTTCCAACAGAGCTCATTTACTGTATCAGTTTTCCTATTTCATAGAAGCTGAAAGTTTTACTGCCTACAAACTCGACAAACAACATTACACCTTACGGAGAGTATGACAAGATTCTGTGTTCTCTTCCAAAGAGAAGGTCAGGACTAAGAATTTCaaactctttaaaaatacttttttgggTCTACATTACTAAATGTACTAAAGAGACTAGCCTAAACTAGACTGCAGAATATAAATCCAGCAAAAACCCATTAGTTTTTACTTTGGATACtcttcacaggaaagaattttaaacaGGATATCATGAAGCAAGAAGCTGCCTAAGATGTACAGAACACCTCTAAGTATTCAGAGTATTTAAGATATGAAAAAGCTACAACCAGAGAAACAAGAAGTCATCCAGAATGTTTCATACTACCTCTCTCCAATACCTTGTCTTGCCTCTTCAGAAACTTTCTTCCCCAACTGCTTGTCCCTCTGCCAGAGGTTTCAATGTGTGCTGCACAGACTTCCTGAAGTGGTTCTATGGACTACTTCTACAGTAATTAAGAAAGTGAAGCCTAAACCCATGTGGTTTCAATTCCCTATCTAGCAGTCCATACTTCTATGGGAAAATTCCTAGAAGCCTGCAAATCAGAAGTAGTACTTCTCTACCCCAGGAGCAACCATCCTAAATTCTCTCTGGGATACGCAAGGATTTATTTCCAGGTCCTGATAAGTGTTAAAGAATGCAGGCAATCTCACATGTACATTGGGCATGAGCAATTATTTTAGATAATTTGTTGCTTCTAATCTATTCAATTTAGGTAAAATTTTAGGGAATTCATTTATCCTACTCTTTCCAATGTCATTTATCTTAGGTATGACTCATAATATCACCAGAGAAAATTTTCAACTAAAAAGCATGATATTATATTGCTGGTGTAATGTATACACTTCaggagtgatttttttcttgttcaaaaTTAAACAATACAATGCATCTAATTACCTTTTATAATCACAGCCCCCCAAAAAGTGGTGGTATGGGATGGAGCAGAGGGAACACCCAAGAAAAAGCACAACAAGAAAAATTCTCACATTTCCCAAGAAAGCAGCATGAGTGGGACCCACCTCAAGTACCTGTACATGAACACACACGCTATCACAGAGAAAAAGTGGGATAGTTCGCAGGACAGGAGCGCTGCAATAAATGCACCTTTAGGAAGACACTTCAGCAAGGACACaccaggaaggcaaaaaggagagAGGTTTCTCCACATAAAAGGGCAGCATGAATGCACGGAGCTTTCCTCTGAAACAGGCAAAGGGCCAGTAGAAACCTTACAGGTAAGTTATGAGGAGAGACCAACAAGGGTGGTATGGTAGGCATCTGCTACAGATCGtccaatttaaaaagaaatagataaATCCTGCTAATCTCATGCCCTGGTTCTTCTAAGGGACTTTAACCACCCCAGCGACTGCTGGAAGGGCAGCATTAGAGGGCTCAAGTAGACCCAGAGATTGCTGGCAAGTGCTGATgaccttttcttcctgcaagtGATTTACAAGCAGATTACAAAAGATGCTTTACTGCACCAGctactgcaagaaaaagaaaaaaaaaagaactggtAAGGGACGTGATGGTTGATAACAACCTCGAACTATAGCAGCCACAAGACAATGAATTTAAAGACCCTAGGAAAAATGAGCAAGATAAACAGCAGAATgacaaccctggacttcagaagcACAGACTGCAACTTATTCAAAGAAACTGATTGACAGGATCCCACTGGAGGctgtcctgaagggcaaaggggccCAGGAAAGCTGGTTGCTCTTCCAAGAGAACCTCCTCAAAGCAAAAGAATGGTCCATTCCAATGAGCAGAAAATCACCAGGTCCTGCAGAAGGCTGACTTAGCCAAGTGGGTAACTTCTGACTCAActcaaaaacacaaaaaagaagtaTAGAGGAGGTGAAAGTAGGACAGGCTAcagaaaggaatataaaaatattgtcCAGGCATGCAGGGACAGAATTAGGCAAAGCTCAGCTGCTGTTCAAACCAGCAAGAAATACAAAGGCCAACGAAAGGACACGTACAGACAGCACATCAGCAACAGTCAGAGGATGACTGAGGAAAGTGTGTGGGCCTGCTGCAGAATGGTGTAGGGACCCATTCAGTACATAGAAAAGGGCAAAGCACTGAAGATCGAAGTCCCTCAGGCCTCCCATGTTCCCAAACTTAGAGGCAGAGTCAGAAGGAGCAAAGCACTCCCCATAGTAAAGGGAGATCGAATTAGGAATTACAACAGCAAATACAACACATGCAACTCCTTAAGACTGAATGGGATGCATCCAGAAGGGCTGAGGTCAGTGTAATTGTAAGACCACACTACCATTTTGAATGGCCATGCAGCTCAGGATGAATTTCCCataaggtggggggggggagggggggagggggggagggggggaaagagagagacacacacacacacaagagaGAGGCACAAGAAGGAGAATCCAGGGAACAAAAGGGAAGGTTATACAACAAATCTACCTGGAAGCCATTTCCAGGCACACAAAGGTCAAAAATGTGACTGGGAACAGCCAGCATAGATTTACAAATGGCAATTCGCACCTAACCAACCTGACTGCCTTCTTAATGGGTCAACTGTCTTGGTGGATGAAAGGAGAGCCATACATGCCGTTTAACCTGACTTTAGCAATGCTTTTGACAACGTCACACATTAAGTATCCTTGCAGACAAACTGATGTAGACTGAATGGATGGACTCTAAGAAGGGGTAAGAACTGGCTGGATCACTGAGCTCCAACAGTTGTGATCACTGGTATGAagtccagctggcagccagttACAGGTGTCGCTCCATATCCCTACTGAGATAAGGATATCTCAATACTATTTAACATCTTCAGTAATTGCCCAGGCCTTCATTAATGACCTCAAAACTGGACAGAATGCAAGAATGTAACAAGTTCACATCCAGTACCAAATTAGGGAGAAGAGTCGATACGCTGGAAGGCAAGGCCGCTATTCAGGGACATCTCAACAGGCTTGAGAAACAGGCTGTCAGAATCTCAAAGCTCAAACAAAAACATGAAGTCCTGCAAGTGGGACAGAAAAATCCCAGTACATGCTGGGGCAAGTGGCTAGAAAACAGCTTTACAGAAAAGGAGCTTGCAGTCCTCATAGCTAAGTTGAATAAGACTGAGTCCTTGTGGCAACGAGGTCAACTGCATACTGATTTGCCTTAGCCAGACTGTGGCCAAGAGGGCAAGGAAAGTGATTCCTCTCCTGTGTGCAATACTTTTGAAACTGCATCTGAGCACTAGGTCCTGTTTGGGACAGGACAAGAAAGTCACTGACACAGTGGAATAAATCCAGTGGAGGGCCACGAAGAAGGCTTAGGGACTAGAGCACAATATAAGAAGAAAAGGTGAGAAGGGAACTGGGCGTGTTCAATACTAAGAAGAGAAGGCTAAAGGGAGATTCTACGGCCATCTTCTGCTACTTTACGTCAGGGTCTCAACACAACGTAGAGGATGCATCTCCTTTCTAGGGAAAACAAAGAGGTTACTGATGATGGGCTGTCTAGAGCGCCCACTCCATCTTTAACAAAACTGGTAGAGCTGCAGTAAGAATGACACGGTGGTGGGAAATgctacaaaaaagaaacaacagcatAAAAGAAGGGTCAAAGTGCTGTCATTCACTAGTCTTTTACTGAAGTAAGATAACCAGGATCGTTAACAGAAATCttggtttcttcttttaagtttaaaaacagTTTGGCTTTATTACAAAAGAAACTAAATGCTTATACTAGACATCTTGTTACCCTGCACTAAGCTGTGTTTTGCTCAATGGTACTTTAAATGGCAGCAGCCTGCTCAGACAGCCAAGTGGAACTGTCCACACCACACATCAGTAGTGAGCGAAACCAACTGGGTATCATCACAGCAAGGCCCGCTGAGCAA from Phalacrocorax carbo chromosome 3, bPhaCar2.1, whole genome shotgun sequence harbors:
- the WDR43 gene encoding WD repeat-containing protein 43; the encoded protein is MAAAACGGEETAAAARAVCAFSPRDRRFFAISGSDGRLRVWETTNSRLQQEYVPSAHLSAACTCLAWAPPGGRPPPSKDGPQRKKRKSEVAEVDKQLDILAIGTAVGSILLYSTVKGELQSKLDGGHDSRVNCVRWHQDNSCLYSCSEDKHIVEWNAQTCKVKCKWKGDNSSVTSLCISPDGKMLLSAGRTIKLWDLETKEVYKHFTGHATSVSSLMFTTVKPMNENKPFDGITGLYFLSGAIHDRLLSVWQIRSDRKEKNAVMSFTVTDEPTFIDLTVSEVKEEPVKLAVVCRDGQLHLFEHILNGYCKKPLTSNCTIQIATPGNDGDSTPTPVPILAAAFCADKQSLLLVYGNTLQPIMEKVSLNTAESHICLIRDIQKVLSLKTDVAVTKVKTPVVNSDTKVLVPGIPGHSTAVKAPSSGKQKKKNKRKPGDTEESIEERLGALDIDVSKVKTPGGLPQTDSFAVLLVQGLESNDAEILNRVLNTRKENVIKNTVARMPVHAVIPLLHELTKRLQGNPYSASLMVRWLKSVFTLHASYLSTLPDLIPQLGMLYQLMESRVKTLQKLSRLHGRLFILVTQVAASESVQDVPEVNQTAKLVYEDESSEEEGSDDEMIADKDSDENWDEDEEKEEQSDEQEMTVEKEINGDSDLEPENESEEE